Proteins found in one Mus caroli unplaced genomic scaffold, CAROLI_EIJ_v1.1 scaffold_22009_1, whole genome shotgun sequence genomic segment:
- the LOC110288453 gene encoding uncharacterized protein LOC110288453, whose amino-acid sequence MVDGSQRMKLKNLRCLAFCPADVPIRDPNIKENSFCCKEDFCNAAVPTGGIQGLVHVKKHHQATHQHRALPRSTCLWWGSPGDEQSMVIKFILVRDILCILQQPE is encoded by the exons GCTCTCAAAGAATGAAACTAAAGAACCTTCGGTGCCTTGCTTTCTGCCCTGCTGATGTGCCAATCAGGGATCCTAACATCAAGGAGAACTCTTTCTGTTGCAAGGAAGACTTCTGCAATGCAGCAGTTCCCACTGGAG GAATCCAGGGTCTCGTGCATGTGAAGAAGCATCATCAAGCCACACATCAGCACAGGGCACTTCCAAGGAGCACTTGCTTGTGGTGGGGAAGCCCAGGAGATGAGCAATCAATG GTTATAAAATTCATCCTGGTCAGAGATATCCTTTGTATTTTACAACAGCCTGAGTGA